One Nicotiana tomentosiformis chromosome 4, ASM39032v3, whole genome shotgun sequence genomic window carries:
- the LOC138909934 gene encoding uncharacterized protein → MELASFLLRDVAVLWYDAWERSRGPDAPPTEWEDFSEAFLAHYLPREDSEASPDVVTGILTIHSHAIYALMDPGSTFSYITPFIAGKLDMRSELLPQPVVVSTPVGDSIVANHVYRDYTVLINDHPTSVDLVELVMLDFDVIMGMDWLAACYANIDCRAKMVRFHFPGEPVLEWKDKEPATLQSVPIVNEFPTVFPDELPGIPPKREIDFAIDLLPDAQPISIPPYRMAPAELSRKSMGSLRHVEADKVKMTKYLCQLASLQRQPLFELTGDGVLRYQGRLCVPSVGELRAKILLEAHYSRYAVHPGATKMHRDLRQIYWWNGMKKDIAEMVAQCPNYQQVKTDGQAERTIHTVEDMLRACVLDFKGSWDDHLPLIEFAYNNSFQASIQMAPYEAIYGRKCRSLIGWFEVGEAELLGPNLVQQAMEKVKLIRDRLRTAQSRQKSYADVRRRDLEFDVEDWVFLKVSPMKGVMRFGKKGKLSPGYVGPYKIIRRIGRCIGDPSRITPIEDIHIPEDLSYVEVPVVILDRQVRKLRTKEMASVKVLWRNNNIEEMTLEAEEEMRKKYPHLFTT, encoded by the exons ATGGAGTTGGCTTCTTTTTTACTACGTGATGTAGCCGTCCTATGGTATGATGCATGGGAGAGATCTAGAGGACCTGATGCTCCGCCAACAGAGTGGGAGGACTTCTCTGAGGCTTTTTTAGCCCATTATTTGCCACGGGAG GATTCAGAGGCAtccccagatgttgtcacaggtatattgacaatacattctcatgccatttatgcattgatggatcccggctctacattttcatatattactccatttattgctGGTAAGCTTGACATGAGATCTGAGTTGTTGCCACAGCCAGTTGTGGTGTCTACGCCAGTTGGCGACTCTATTGTAGCTAATCATGTCTATCGAGATTATACAGTGTTAATTAATGACCATCCAACCTCTGTTGATTTAGTTGAATTGGTTATGCTAGACTTCGATGTcattatgggtatggattggttggcagcTTGTTATGCTAATATTGATTGTCGTGCAAAGATGGTCCGATTTCATTTTCCTGGTGAGCCTGTCCTTGAATGGAAAG ataaggagccagcgaCTCTTCAGTCAGTTCcgattgtgaatgaattcccgacGGTATTCCCTGACGAGCTTCCAGGAATTCCCCCCAAAAGGGAAATTGATTTCGCTATAGATTTGCTTCCTGAtgcgcagcctatatccattcctccCTACAGAATGGCTCCTGCAGAGCTAAG CCGGAAGTCCATGGGCAGTCTAAGGCATGTTGAAGCTGATAAGGTCAAGATGACCAAATATCTATGCCAGCTAGCTAGTTTGCAG CGACAACCTTTATTTGAGCTAACTggagatggagtccttagatacCAGGGCCGCTTATGTGTACCGTCAGTAGGAGAGCTCCGTGCCAAGATTCTTTTGGAGGCCCATTATTCTAGATATGCAGTTCATCCCGGAGCGACAAAGATGCATCGGGACCTTCGAcagatctattggtggaatggaatgaaaaaagatatcgcGGAGATGGTAGCCCAATGTCCCAACTACCAGCAAGTTA aaactgatggacaggcagagcgtactattcatacagttgaggatatgttacgtgcttgcgtgctagattttaaaggaagttgggatgatcatctacctcttatcgagtttgcttataataacagcttccaagctagtattcagatggctccttacgaaGCAATATACGGGCGGAAGTGTAGGTCGCTGATCGGTTGGTTCGAGGTCGGGGAAGCAGAGTTGCTAGGTCCTAACTTAGTCCAGCAAGCAATGGAAAAGGTAAAACTTATTAGAGACCGGCTGCGTACAGCACAAAGTCGGCAAAAGTCTTATGCAGATGttcgacgacgagacttagagtttgatgtagaagattgggttttcctgaaagtatcgcctatgaagggcgtcatgcgatttggaaagaaggggaaGCTCAGCCCCGGGTATGTTGGACCGTATAAGATTATTCGAAGGATTGGTAGG TGCATTGGAGATCCTTCACGTATTACGCCCATTGAGGATATTCACATTCCTGAAGACTTATCTTATGTAGAGGTACCAGTagttattttagatcggcaggtaagGAAGCTTCGAACTAAAGAAATGgcttccgtgaaagtgttatggcgaaataaCAACATCGAGGAAATGACCTTGGAAGCTGAGGAGGAAATGAGGAAGAAGTACCCCCACCTATTTACGACTTAA